In the genome of Corallococcus soli, one region contains:
- a CDS encoding MSCRAMM family protein encodes MHTIRRGALSALVVAMALAVLPACDPDAEKEPEPAPENRKGRITGTVQMADGAPPAGVELHLYETDAHATTNAQGTFAFEGLNAGTYTVAISKTGYQSQQESVDVEEKLTTSLAIVMEPGAATSRLSGTITLEGATSHEGVAVSLKDTTFTTTTNAQGGFVLEEVPSGVFILVASKVGHDPEEKVVIVTGEPETVSFTLRRETGSFAGAVTLEGAASDEGVTVTLTDTAFSAQSDAEGMFAMIHVPPGTYTAVASKAGYVSVTKEVTVEAGKATAATFTLKAGAGLVGLESATAH; translated from the coding sequence ATGCACACGATTCGAAGAGGGGCGCTGAGCGCGCTCGTGGTGGCCATGGCATTGGCGGTCCTCCCGGCGTGCGACCCGGACGCGGAGAAGGAGCCGGAGCCTGCCCCCGAGAACCGCAAGGGACGCATCACCGGGACGGTCCAGATGGCGGACGGCGCGCCCCCCGCGGGCGTCGAACTCCACCTCTACGAAACCGATGCCCACGCCACGACGAACGCCCAGGGGACGTTCGCCTTCGAGGGCTTGAACGCCGGCACCTACACGGTCGCGATCTCGAAGACGGGCTACCAGTCGCAGCAGGAGTCGGTGGACGTGGAGGAGAAGCTGACCACCAGCCTGGCCATCGTGATGGAGCCTGGCGCGGCCACGTCCCGGCTCTCCGGCACCATCACGCTGGAGGGCGCCACCTCCCATGAGGGCGTCGCGGTCTCCCTCAAGGACACCACGTTCACCACCACCACGAACGCCCAGGGCGGCTTCGTCCTGGAAGAGGTGCCGTCCGGGGTCTTCATCCTCGTGGCCTCGAAGGTGGGCCATGATCCCGAGGAGAAGGTCGTCATCGTGACGGGCGAACCGGAGACGGTGAGCTTCACGCTGCGGCGTGAAACGGGCTCCTTCGCGGGGGCGGTCACGCTGGAAGGCGCGGCCTCGGATGAGGGCGTCACGGTCACCCTGACGGACACGGCGTTCAGCGCGCAGTCGGACGCGGAGGGCATGTTCGCGATGATCCACGTGCCGCCCGGCACCTACACCGCGGTGGCCTCCAAGGCCGGCTACGTCTCCGTCACGAAGGAGGTGACGGTGGAGGCGGGCAAGGCCACCGCCGCGACCTTCACGCTGAAGGCGGGCGCGGGCCTCGTCGGGCTGGAGTCCGCGACCGCGCACTGA
- a CDS encoding pyridoxal phosphate-dependent aminotransferase gives MKLARRLHAIKPSATLALNARAKALAAKGEDVVVLAAGEPDYDTPEFVKQAAIDAIRTGFTKYTATAGMPELREAICRKLEKDNGLKYAPDQVVVTAGGKQSLYNCFQALLDEGDEVLIFSPYWVSYPDMVHLAGGTPVFVPTREEDGYAPDPEAIRRALTPRTRAIVLNSPANPTGAVYSRATLEGIADAVRGHDCLLITDDMYEKLLYTGEFLNIGNVAPDLVPRLVVSNGLSKSYAMTGWRLGYAAGPKALISAMQMVQDQSTSNASSITQKAALAALNGPSDTIAAMVNEYRERRDLFVGGLNAIDGIRCRLPEGAFYAMADVRGLLGRAYKGTTLTTSLQLSEALLNDFLVAAVPGDPFGAPGYIRMSFVTSREVLQKGLKRLREFVAALS, from the coding sequence TGGCCCTCAACGCGCGCGCGAAGGCGCTCGCCGCGAAGGGCGAGGACGTCGTCGTGCTCGCCGCGGGTGAGCCGGACTACGACACGCCGGAGTTCGTGAAGCAGGCGGCCATCGACGCCATCCGCACGGGCTTCACCAAGTACACCGCCACCGCGGGCATGCCGGAGCTGCGCGAGGCCATCTGCCGCAAGCTGGAGAAGGACAACGGGCTGAAGTACGCCCCGGACCAGGTGGTGGTGACGGCCGGGGGCAAGCAGTCGCTCTACAACTGCTTCCAGGCCCTGCTGGATGAAGGCGATGAGGTCCTCATCTTCTCGCCGTACTGGGTGAGCTACCCGGACATGGTGCACCTGGCGGGCGGCACGCCCGTCTTCGTCCCCACGCGCGAGGAGGACGGCTACGCGCCGGACCCGGAGGCCATCCGCCGCGCGCTCACGCCGCGCACGCGCGCCATCGTGCTCAACAGCCCGGCCAACCCCACCGGCGCGGTGTATTCGCGCGCCACGCTGGAGGGCATCGCGGACGCGGTGCGGGGCCACGACTGCCTCCTCATCACCGACGACATGTACGAGAAGCTCCTCTACACGGGGGAGTTCCTCAACATCGGCAACGTGGCGCCGGACCTGGTGCCCCGGCTCGTCGTGTCCAACGGCCTGTCCAAGTCCTACGCGATGACGGGCTGGCGGCTGGGCTACGCGGCGGGGCCCAAGGCGCTCATCTCCGCCATGCAGATGGTGCAGGACCAGTCCACCTCCAACGCGTCCTCCATCACCCAGAAGGCGGCGCTGGCGGCGCTCAACGGCCCGTCGGACACCATCGCCGCCATGGTGAACGAGTACCGCGAGCGCCGCGACCTGTTCGTGGGAGGGCTCAACGCCATCGACGGCATCCGCTGCCGGCTGCCGGAAGGCGCCTTCTACGCGATGGCGGACGTGCGGGGCCTGCTGGGCCGCGCGTACAAGGGCACGACGCTCACCACCTCCCTCCAGCTTTCCGAGGCGCTGCTCAACGACTTCCTCGTGGCCGCGGTGCCGGGGGATCCGTTCGGCGCGCCCGGCTACATCCGGATGAGCTTCGTCACCTCGCGCGAGGTGCTCCAGAAGGGCCTGAAGCGCCTGCGCGAATTCGTCGCCGCGCTGAGCTGA